One Methanohalophilus mahii DSM 5219 genomic window carries:
- a CDS encoding PAS domain-containing sensor histidine kinase translates to MRNTVLDTFETGNPHYMMETTLPFSVDGNEKEMTLLVSTELLSIEEEEPHVLVSILDITERKDMEKELKISEKRFREIYSESPIPIEIYDSEGHLANANTSCLKLFGISDVAEVKDFNLFDDPNLPADTRAQLLAGQTVEYETVFDFELVKKLDLYKTNRSGSIHVNVKISALCTDCIDGYLVHVQDITKRKQAEEKVRQSEERLELALKGTRAGIWDWDVQTGKTYFDERWAEIVGYNPDELKPDIQTWIDLTHPKDYKRAEELLNKHFAGETENYECQLRMKHKNGHWVWIEDRGRVVEWSRDGKPKRMTGTHIDITDRKMAENAIIQSKVLAEQANRTKSEFLANMSHELRTPLNSIIGYSQILNQNPSGNLDEKELKYSHNILNSGEHLLELINSILDISKVEAGKMEYEPERVNLPETIDDIIGLVKPLAMKKSIDIRFINNSAIAKVWVDRVKFKQILHNLLSNAIKFTPEKGEVKIYLSTDDGTAQISVADTGIGIPAEKIEDIFDPFKQVNSSSSREYEGTGLGLALVKKYVEMHDGEIWVESEVGAGSTFTFTLSVKEVKG, encoded by the coding sequence CCCATTATATGATGGAGACCACACTTCCATTTTCGGTAGATGGAAATGAAAAAGAGATGACCTTGCTTGTTTCGACCGAACTTCTCTCAATAGAGGAGGAAGAACCCCATGTCCTGGTCAGTATTCTGGACATAACTGAACGCAAAGATATGGAAAAAGAATTAAAAATAAGTGAAAAACGATTCAGGGAAATTTATTCAGAATCTCCTATCCCCATTGAAATTTACGATTCTGAAGGACATTTAGCCAATGCAAACACTTCATGTTTGAAACTTTTTGGTATATCTGATGTTGCAGAAGTTAAAGATTTCAATCTTTTTGATGACCCGAATTTACCTGCTGATACACGAGCACAGTTACTTGCAGGCCAAACGGTTGAGTACGAAACCGTTTTTGATTTTGAATTGGTCAAAAAACTTGACTTGTATAAAACAAACCGCTCAGGTAGTATCCATGTTAATGTGAAAATATCTGCCCTGTGTACGGATTGTATAGATGGTTATCTCGTCCATGTCCAGGACATAACAAAGCGCAAACAGGCGGAAGAAAAAGTTAGGCAAAGTGAAGAGCGACTGGAGCTTGCGTTGAAAGGTACCAGGGCAGGAATCTGGGATTGGGACGTGCAGACGGGAAAGACATATTTTGATGAAAGGTGGGCTGAAATTGTTGGATATAATCCTGATGAACTTAAACCTGATATTCAGACATGGATTGATCTGACTCATCCCAAAGACTACAAACGGGCTGAAGAATTATTAAACAAACATTTTGCAGGGGAAACTGAAAATTATGAATGCCAGCTGCGTATGAAACATAAAAACGGTCACTGGGTATGGATAGAAGACCGCGGGCGTGTTGTTGAGTGGAGCAGGGATGGAAAACCCAAACGTATGACGGGTACTCATATTGATATTACGGATCGCAAAATGGCTGAAAATGCTATAATTCAGTCAAAGGTCCTTGCAGAGCAGGCAAACCGTACCAAATCGGAATTCCTTGCAAATATGAGTCACGAATTAAGAACACCCCTTAATTCCATAATTGGTTATTCTCAGATATTGAATCAAAATCCTTCCGGAAATCTGGATGAGAAGGAATTGAAATATTCACATAATATTCTCAACAGTGGAGAGCATTTACTGGAATTGATCAATAGTATTCTTGATATTTCAAAGGTAGAAGCAGGTAAGATGGAGTATGAACCTGAAAGGGTCAACTTGCCAGAAACGATTGATGATATTATTGGATTGGTCAAACCCCTGGCAATGAAAAAATCTATTGATATCCGATTTATAAATAACTCTGCAATTGCTAAAGTTTGGGTTGACAGGGTTAAATTCAAACAGATCCTGCATAATTTACTCAGCAATGCAATCAAATTCACACCTGAAAAGGGGGAAGTGAAGATCTATTTGAGCACGGATGATGGTACTGCCCAGATCTCAGTTGCAGATACCGGTATTGGTATTCCTGCAGAAAAAATTGAAGATATATTTGACCCTTTCAAACAGGTCAATTCTTCTTCTAGCAGAGAATATGAAGGAACGGGATTGGGTCTTGCCCTGGTTAAAAAATATGTGGAGATGCATGACGGGGAAATATGGGTGGAAAGTGAGGTTGGGGCTGGAAGTACCTTTACCTTCACCCTTTCCGTTAAAGAAGTAAAGGGGTAA